Proteins from one Catenuloplanes atrovinosus genomic window:
- a CDS encoding MSMEG_6728 family protein codes for MQTFLPYPDFMESARVLDTKRLGKQRAETLQVLRGLTRPGYGWRNHPAVKMWRGFEEALVRYGLDVCVAWQERGHADTVAATLITDYAAARGRSPADVTIRTQAQLERVCAVPPWLGDEAFHLSHRSALLRKDPDHYGKLFGDIPADLPYVWPAAA; via the coding sequence ATGCAGACATTCCTGCCTTATCCCGATTTCATGGAGAGTGCTCGGGTACTCGACACGAAACGGCTGGGTAAACAGCGCGCCGAAACGCTCCAGGTCCTGCGCGGCCTGACCCGGCCCGGGTACGGCTGGCGCAACCACCCCGCCGTGAAGATGTGGCGCGGCTTCGAGGAGGCCCTGGTCCGGTACGGCCTGGACGTGTGCGTCGCCTGGCAGGAACGCGGCCACGCGGACACGGTCGCGGCCACTCTGATCACCGACTACGCCGCCGCCCGCGGCCGGTCCCCCGCCGACGTCACCATCCGCACCCAGGCGCAACTGGAACGGGTCTGCGCCGTCCCACCCTGGCTCGGCGACGAGGCCTTCCACCTCAGCCACCGCTCCGCGCTGCTGCGCAAGGACCCGGACCACTACGGCAAACTCTTCGGCGACATCCCGGCCGACCTGCCCTACGTCTGGCCGGCCGCGGCCTAG
- a CDS encoding pectate lyase family protein, whose protein sequence is MRRVAHTIALAAVAAVALVYAAPAANAAALLTDTFEDGNSNGWSKSGGSWSVVADGSLVYRQTGTGADARTYTGEATWTDYSVRARVKPTGFNGSGRTAGVTARVQSGSAYYGLAVSNAGRIELFKRAGGAPISLGGASAAVTTGTWYTLTLEVSGSTLRGYLNGALVATATDSTFASGRAGLATSYASASFDDVDVSTGPVAEPTGTVTPTLPPTEPPIDPGAPPIGFASVNALGQNGTTGGAGGPTVTVDTAAEFLTAIATAGPLNIRVSGVLTLPGPMHDVTSDKTIVGVGASSGLTGGGLNIGLPVSSATSPPADAVHNVIIRNLNFTGTPDDAINVQMFTHHVWIDHNDLSDGYDGLIDIKRGSSYVTVSWNHTHDHSKNMLLGHDDGNGAQDTGYLKVTYHNNWFDRTPQRNPRVRFGEPVHVFNNYFVYNTDVGVACQANAGCVVEGNYFEDVEEPVSNSYAGPAGRCVARDNVFVGESGAPDCSGTVQEPSAYYSYTVADPNGVKAAVTAGAGTGKINF, encoded by the coding sequence ATGCGACGTGTCGCCCACACGATCGCCCTCGCCGCGGTGGCCGCGGTCGCCCTGGTCTACGCGGCCCCGGCCGCCAACGCGGCCGCACTGCTCACCGACACCTTCGAGGACGGCAACTCCAACGGCTGGTCCAAGTCCGGCGGCTCCTGGTCCGTCGTCGCCGACGGCTCGCTCGTCTACCGCCAGACCGGCACCGGCGCGGACGCCCGCACGTACACCGGCGAGGCGACCTGGACCGACTACTCCGTCCGGGCCCGGGTGAAGCCGACCGGCTTCAACGGCAGCGGGCGCACGGCCGGCGTCACCGCCCGCGTGCAGAGCGGCAGCGCCTACTACGGGCTCGCGGTCTCCAACGCGGGCCGGATCGAGCTGTTCAAGCGCGCCGGCGGCGCACCGATCTCGCTGGGCGGCGCGTCCGCCGCCGTCACCACCGGCACCTGGTACACGCTCACGCTCGAGGTCTCCGGCAGCACGCTGCGCGGATACCTGAACGGCGCGCTGGTCGCGACCGCGACGGACAGCACGTTCGCCTCGGGGCGGGCCGGGCTCGCCACGTCGTACGCGTCGGCCAGCTTCGACGACGTCGACGTCTCCACCGGCCCGGTCGCGGAGCCGACCGGCACCGTGACGCCGACGCTGCCACCCACCGAACCGCCGATCGACCCGGGCGCGCCGCCGATCGGGTTCGCCTCGGTCAACGCGCTCGGCCAGAACGGGACCACCGGTGGCGCGGGCGGACCGACCGTCACGGTGGACACCGCGGCCGAGTTCCTGACCGCGATCGCCACGGCCGGCCCGCTGAACATCCGGGTCAGCGGCGTGCTCACGCTGCCCGGCCCGATGCACGACGTGACCAGCGACAAGACCATCGTGGGCGTGGGCGCCTCGTCCGGCCTGACCGGCGGCGGGCTCAACATCGGCCTGCCGGTCTCCTCCGCGACGTCGCCGCCGGCGGACGCGGTGCACAACGTGATCATCCGGAACCTCAACTTCACCGGTACGCCGGACGACGCGATCAACGTGCAGATGTTCACCCACCATGTGTGGATCGACCACAACGACCTGTCCGACGGGTACGACGGGCTGATCGACATCAAGCGCGGCTCGTCCTACGTGACGGTCTCCTGGAACCACACGCACGACCACTCGAAGAACATGCTGCTCGGGCACGACGACGGCAACGGCGCGCAGGACACCGGCTATCTGAAGGTGACCTACCACAACAACTGGTTCGACCGGACGCCGCAGCGCAACCCGCGGGTCCGCTTCGGCGAGCCGGTGCACGTGTTCAACAACTACTTCGTCTACAACACCGACGTCGGCGTGGCCTGCCAGGCGAACGCGGGCTGCGTGGTGGAGGGCAACTACTTCGAGGACGTCGAGGAGCCGGTCAGCAACAGCTACGCCGGACCGGCCGGGCGCTGCGTGGCCCGCGACAACGTCTTCGTCGGCGAGTCCGGCGCGCCGGACTGCAGCGGCACCGTGCAGGAGCCGAGCGCGTACTACAGCTACACGGTCGCGGACCCGAACGGCGTCAAGGCCGCGGTCACGGCCGGCGCCGGCACCGGGAAGATCAACTTCTGA
- a CDS encoding histidine kinase: MPEKVGMMVARARWRLWLPVAVAPLLTLVLAIARSGWWQGALIVALGTAVAWLAPGAAEGRRAAREFRQVTTDIRRQQLAAEQRRREAEYRRAEAEERRTEAEERRAEADEARRRADAAREAADERALIGPEMHDLVSNAIGVMVVLAEGGPAAVEGRPQAAVRAFDTIAGTGRRTLAELGDMLGVLRRDIEPGQRAVPGLADLPELVRIMRAAGMALTLVAPEDVRLGRREGLAVYRVVQEALTNALNHAPGQPVEVRLEVLDERLVATVSNPVPPRRGPEPANGHGVRSMRERAESVRGELSAAEDDGRWRVRLAVPVEQPAPPAKAAAKPRKGKGTGRKR, translated from the coding sequence TTGCCGGAGAAGGTGGGGATGATGGTGGCGCGGGCCCGATGGCGGCTGTGGTTACCGGTCGCGGTGGCGCCGCTGCTCACGCTCGTGCTGGCGATCGCGCGGTCCGGCTGGTGGCAGGGCGCGCTGATCGTGGCGCTGGGCACGGCGGTCGCCTGGCTGGCGCCGGGCGCGGCCGAGGGGCGCCGCGCGGCGCGGGAGTTCCGCCAGGTCACCACGGACATACGGCGTCAGCAACTGGCCGCGGAGCAGCGGCGGCGAGAGGCGGAGTACCGCCGGGCCGAGGCGGAGGAGCGGCGTACGGAGGCCGAGGAGCGGCGGGCCGAGGCGGACGAGGCGCGGCGGCGCGCGGACGCGGCCCGGGAGGCGGCGGACGAGCGCGCGCTGATCGGCCCGGAGATGCACGACCTGGTCAGCAACGCGATCGGGGTGATGGTGGTGCTGGCCGAGGGTGGCCCGGCCGCGGTGGAGGGACGGCCGCAGGCGGCGGTGCGCGCGTTCGACACGATCGCCGGCACCGGCCGGCGCACGCTCGCGGAACTCGGCGACATGCTCGGCGTGCTGCGCCGCGACATCGAGCCGGGGCAGCGCGCGGTGCCCGGCCTGGCCGATCTGCCGGAGCTGGTGCGGATCATGCGGGCCGCCGGGATGGCGCTCACCCTGGTGGCGCCGGAGGACGTCCGGCTCGGCCGCCGCGAGGGGCTGGCGGTCTACCGCGTGGTGCAGGAGGCGCTGACCAACGCGCTCAACCACGCGCCGGGGCAGCCGGTCGAGGTGCGGCTGGAGGTCCTGGACGAGCGGCTGGTGGCGACCGTGAGCAACCCGGTGCCGCCGCGTCGCGGCCCGGAGCCGGCGAACGGGCACGGCGTGCGGAGCATGCGCGAGCGGGCGGAGAGTGTGCGCGGCGAGCTGTCCGCGGCCGAGGACGACGGGCGCTGGCGGGTGCGCCTGGCCGTGCCGGTGGAGCAGCCGGCACCGCCGGCCAAGGCGGCCGCCAAACCCCGAAAAGGCAAAGGTACGGGCCGGAAGCGCTGA
- a CDS encoding GNAT family N-acetyltransferase has product MSDGQALADALEEDGPLTIRVQGALSMPNTMNDVESDKTVIGAPGAVLDNGLNVSDAHNVIIRGVASTMGAGVLVEGNHFENVTRPTAVGYAGSGPGDLVRRDNVFVNSGAPESAGTVNPIPYAYSLDLAATVRSVPPRRTLYRLACMRYELLDSAAAAPLGDLLTEVYAEVYAEPPYREGPEQVARFRERYPEDVGRTGFVLVRAVDGGELAGVAYGWTMEPGRWWPGAVPEPPERLRAAAKAALLEWIVRAPWRGRGVGGELLRRWLNLRSEPWATLVSHPAAPARRVYTALGWQQAGTLKPDLFPELDVLTLPLRQDGG; this is encoded by the coding sequence GTGAGCGACGGGCAGGCGCTGGCCGACGCGCTGGAGGAGGACGGGCCGCTGACCATCCGGGTGCAGGGGGCACTGTCCATGCCGAACACGATGAACGACGTCGAGTCCGACAAGACCGTGATCGGCGCGCCCGGAGCCGTGCTGGACAACGGCCTCAACGTCAGCGACGCGCACAACGTCATCATCCGCGGCGTGGCGTCCACCATGGGCGCGGGCGTGCTGGTCGAGGGCAACCACTTCGAGAACGTGACCCGGCCGACCGCGGTGGGATACGCCGGGTCCGGACCGGGAGATCTCGTCCGGCGCGACAACGTGTTCGTCAACTCGGGCGCGCCGGAGAGCGCGGGGACCGTGAACCCCATTCCGTACGCGTACTCCCTGGATTTGGCCGCCACCGTGAGGTCGGTGCCACCCCGCAGGACGCTCTATAGGCTGGCGTGTATGCGGTACGAGCTGCTGGACAGCGCCGCGGCGGCGCCGCTGGGCGACCTGCTGACCGAGGTGTACGCCGAGGTGTACGCGGAGCCGCCGTACCGTGAGGGCCCCGAGCAGGTGGCGCGCTTCCGCGAGCGCTATCCCGAGGACGTCGGGCGGACCGGCTTCGTGCTCGTCCGCGCGGTCGACGGCGGCGAGTTGGCCGGCGTCGCCTACGGATGGACGATGGAGCCCGGCCGATGGTGGCCGGGCGCCGTCCCGGAACCGCCGGAGCGGCTGCGTGCCGCCGCCAAGGCCGCGCTGCTGGAGTGGATCGTCCGCGCTCCGTGGCGCGGCCGGGGCGTGGGCGGCGAGCTGCTGCGCCGCTGGCTGAACCTGCGATCGGAGCCGTGGGCGACGCTGGTCAGCCATCCCGCCGCGCCCGCCCGACGGGTCTACACCGCTCTCGGCTGGCAGCAGGCCGGCACGCTCAAGCCCGACCTCTTCCCCGAGTTGGACGTCCTCACGCTTCCCCTGCGCCAGGACGGCGGTTGA
- a CDS encoding S8 family serine peptidase has protein sequence MLRNLLATLLVTGLTATGLPAAAAPATGRPKTSPTATLGSDDARRLAEAKASGRPAVTVLVATGTGRATAVAGRLERLGASVSRTVDRLGYVLAKVPTGAVLDAARLDGVVALDLDSALRRPDPADGLAGGPAAARESRTGPGPKTPADNPYLPAGETGAVEFIRAHPSYDGRGVTIGIMDSGVDVDHPALQRTTTGERKIVDSFTATDPLEDATWLRMNLTVSGPEFEVGGARFTAPAGRYAFNWFYESTTKSSGPAGDVNRDGDTTDAFGVLYDPETHDVRVDADRDKTFADEPVMRPYRERYDIGHFGTDDPKTEVIDRMAFTVEYREDVAVAATRSDFVNIGIPESDHGTHVAGIAAGNDLMGNTAFDGAAPGAKIVSGRACTWGGSCTYAALTDGVVDMVVNRRVDIVNMSIGGLSALNDGRNAWVLLYDRLITDYGVQLFISAGNSGPGVNTVGDPSTAGDAVSVGSTISRETWAANYGSTVSAAYSVHPFSSRGPREDGGLKPNLVAPGAAISSIPTWQNGAPVAQAGYTLPAGYAMMQGTSMASPQATGAASLLLSAARAGDRGLTPAQLRRALYTSARYLPGTQALAQGYGLIDVPAAWKLLWRDLETRTYTAVAPVCTALSDLIGAGDVPLPGRGSGIHNRCPAGEGGHRPWEWRAYPVTLTRTSGPAGPVEHRIGWIGNDGTFSAPRTVTLPLNRPVTVTAGARPSDGLHSAIMTVDDPATPVVDFEVFGTVIAAAQVSAPGYAFAADGRIERNATRSYFVEVPEGAETLQVNLSGLAAGSQTRFVAIDPYGVPADPTATTACYPHFEPVSTCAGIERDYRDPLSGIWEIEVEVRRTSPMLVNPYRIAAAVQGVEVTPAESRLGAVKVGAVTPLSWDVRNRLGPVRVVAQGGPLGTVSSKRPSVKNGESTKSTLTVPVGATRLDVSIGGTSDAGADLDLFLYRGDSTTPLASSADGDSEESVSVPDPEPGEYRVVVEGYSVPTGETAFDYRDAYFSPRLGSLAVSGDVVRLEPGGTAKVSGSLTVASSASDGRALTGEMSVVTDQGAVVGIATVTLG, from the coding sequence GTGCTGCGCAACCTCCTAGCCACGCTGCTGGTCACCGGCCTGACCGCGACCGGTCTTCCGGCCGCCGCCGCACCGGCCACCGGCAGACCGAAGACCTCACCCACCGCCACGCTCGGTTCCGACGACGCGCGACGGCTCGCCGAGGCCAAGGCCAGCGGCCGGCCCGCGGTCACCGTGCTGGTCGCCACCGGCACCGGCCGCGCCACCGCGGTCGCCGGCCGGCTGGAACGCCTCGGCGCCTCCGTCTCCCGCACCGTCGACCGCCTCGGGTACGTCCTGGCCAAGGTGCCCACCGGCGCGGTGCTCGACGCGGCCCGGCTGGACGGTGTGGTGGCGCTCGACCTCGACTCGGCCCTCCGGCGCCCGGATCCGGCCGACGGCCTCGCGGGCGGGCCCGCGGCGGCGCGCGAGTCCAGGACCGGGCCCGGGCCGAAGACGCCCGCGGACAACCCGTACCTGCCGGCCGGCGAGACCGGGGCGGTGGAGTTCATCCGCGCGCACCCGTCGTACGACGGACGCGGCGTGACCATCGGGATCATGGACTCCGGCGTGGACGTCGACCACCCGGCGCTGCAACGCACCACCACCGGCGAACGGAAGATCGTCGACTCGTTCACCGCCACCGACCCGCTCGAGGACGCCACCTGGCTGCGGATGAACCTCACGGTCTCCGGCCCGGAGTTCGAGGTCGGCGGCGCGCGGTTCACGGCCCCGGCCGGCCGGTACGCGTTCAACTGGTTCTACGAGTCGACCACCAAGAGCAGCGGGCCGGCCGGCGACGTCAACCGCGACGGCGACACCACGGACGCGTTCGGCGTGCTCTACGACCCGGAGACGCACGACGTGCGGGTGGACGCGGACCGGGACAAGACCTTCGCGGACGAGCCGGTCATGCGGCCGTACCGGGAGAGGTACGACATCGGGCACTTCGGCACGGACGATCCGAAGACCGAGGTGATCGACCGGATGGCGTTCACGGTCGAGTACCGCGAGGACGTCGCGGTCGCCGCCACCCGCTCGGACTTCGTCAACATCGGCATCCCGGAGAGCGACCACGGTACGCACGTGGCCGGCATCGCGGCCGGCAACGACCTGATGGGCAACACCGCGTTCGACGGCGCCGCGCCCGGCGCGAAGATCGTGTCCGGCCGGGCCTGCACGTGGGGCGGCTCCTGCACGTACGCCGCGCTCACCGACGGCGTGGTGGACATGGTGGTGAACCGGCGCGTCGACATCGTCAACATGTCGATCGGCGGCCTGAGCGCGCTGAACGACGGCCGTAACGCCTGGGTGCTGCTCTACGACCGGCTGATCACCGACTACGGCGTGCAGCTGTTCATCTCGGCCGGCAACTCCGGGCCGGGCGTCAACACGGTCGGCGACCCGTCCACCGCGGGCGACGCGGTCTCGGTCGGCTCCACGATCAGCCGCGAGACGTGGGCGGCGAACTACGGCTCGACGGTGTCGGCCGCGTACTCCGTGCACCCGTTCTCGTCGCGCGGGCCGCGGGAGGACGGCGGGCTGAAGCCGAACCTGGTCGCGCCCGGCGCCGCGATCTCCAGCATCCCGACCTGGCAGAACGGCGCGCCGGTGGCCCAGGCCGGGTACACGCTGCCGGCCGGCTACGCGATGATGCAGGGCACCTCGATGGCGTCCCCGCAGGCGACCGGCGCGGCCTCGCTGCTGCTGTCCGCGGCGCGCGCGGGCGACCGCGGGCTGACGCCGGCCCAGCTCCGGCGGGCGCTGTACACCTCCGCGAGGTACCTTCCGGGCACGCAGGCCCTGGCCCAGGGGTACGGACTGATCGACGTGCCGGCCGCGTGGAAGCTGCTCTGGCGGGACCTGGAGACGCGCACGTACACCGCGGTCGCGCCGGTGTGCACGGCGCTGTCCGACCTGATCGGCGCGGGCGACGTGCCGCTGCCGGGCCGGGGGAGCGGCATCCACAACCGCTGCCCGGCCGGGGAGGGCGGGCACCGGCCGTGGGAGTGGCGGGCGTACCCGGTGACGCTCACCCGCACCAGCGGCCCGGCCGGCCCGGTGGAGCACCGGATCGGCTGGATCGGCAACGACGGCACGTTCTCCGCGCCGCGCACGGTCACGCTGCCGCTGAACAGGCCGGTCACCGTCACGGCCGGCGCGCGGCCGTCGGACGGCCTGCACAGCGCGATCATGACGGTGGACGATCCGGCCACGCCGGTCGTGGACTTCGAGGTCTTCGGCACGGTGATCGCGGCGGCCCAGGTCTCGGCGCCCGGGTACGCGTTCGCGGCGGACGGCCGGATCGAGCGGAACGCCACCCGGTCCTACTTCGTGGAGGTGCCGGAGGGCGCGGAGACGTTGCAGGTGAACCTGTCCGGGCTGGCGGCGGGCTCGCAGACGCGGTTCGTCGCGATCGACCCGTACGGCGTGCCGGCGGATCCCACCGCGACCACCGCGTGCTATCCGCACTTCGAGCCGGTGTCCACCTGCGCCGGGATCGAGCGGGACTATCGCGATCCGCTCTCCGGCATCTGGGAGATCGAGGTGGAGGTGCGGCGGACGTCGCCGATGCTGGTGAACCCGTACCGGATCGCCGCGGCCGTGCAGGGCGTCGAGGTGACCCCGGCCGAGTCGAGGCTCGGCGCGGTGAAGGTCGGCGCGGTCACGCCGCTGAGCTGGGACGTGCGCAACCGGCTCGGGCCGGTGCGGGTGGTGGCGCAGGGCGGCCCGCTGGGCACGGTGTCGTCCAAGCGGCCGTCCGTGAAGAACGGCGAGTCCACGAAGTCCACGCTCACCGTGCCGGTCGGCGCCACCCGGCTGGACGTGTCGATCGGCGGGACCAGCGACGCCGGCGCCGACCTGGACCTGTTCCTCTACCGCGGCGACTCGACCACGCCGCTGGCGTCCTCCGCGGACGGCGACTCGGAGGAGTCGGTGTCCGTGCCCGACCCGGAGCCCGGCGAGTACCGCGTGGTGGTCGAGGGCTACTCGGTGCCGACCGGGGAGACGGCGTTCGACTACCGGGACGCGTACTTCTCGCCGCGGCTCGGCTCCCTGGCGGTCTCCGGTGACGTCGTGCGCCTCGAGCCCGGGGGTACGGCGAAGGTCAGCGGCTCGCTGACGGTGGCGTCCTCGGCGTCCGACGGGCGGGCACTGACCGGCGAGATGTCCGTGGTCACCGACCAGGGCGCGGTGGTCGGCATCGCGACCGTGACCCTCGGGTGA
- a CDS encoding ABC transporter ATP-binding protein — MATVTYAKASRIYPGTERPAVNELQLDIADGEFLVLVGPSGCGKSTSLRMLAGLEDVDAGQILIDGRDVTHLPPKARDIAMVFQNYALYPHMSVYENMAFALKLRKTSKAEIDRRVKEAAGLLQLEEFLARKPKALSGGQRQRVAMGRAIVREPQVFLMDEPLSNLDAKLRVQTRSQIASLQAKLGITTVYVTHDQVEAMTMGHRVAVMLDGNLQQVDTPRALYDTPKNVFVAGFMGSPAMNIKTVALVDGGADFAGIVLPLTREQVESARTGGDKVTVGFRPEDTDLVGASEGGLPIVVELVEDLGSDANVYGHATIGGVAERFVVRTDRRHMPNMGDTVYVKPRADKIHLFNAKTTERI; from the coding sequence ATGGCTACGGTCACCTACGCGAAGGCGTCCCGCATCTACCCGGGCACCGAGCGCCCCGCGGTCAACGAGCTCCAGCTGGACATCGCCGACGGCGAGTTCCTGGTCCTCGTCGGCCCGTCGGGTTGTGGAAAGTCCACCTCGCTGCGCATGCTCGCCGGCCTGGAGGACGTCGACGCCGGTCAGATCCTGATCGACGGCCGCGACGTCACGCACCTCCCGCCGAAGGCCCGCGACATCGCGATGGTCTTCCAGAACTACGCGCTCTACCCGCACATGTCGGTGTACGAGAACATGGCCTTCGCGCTCAAGCTGCGCAAGACCTCCAAGGCGGAGATCGACCGCCGGGTGAAGGAGGCCGCCGGCCTGCTCCAGCTGGAGGAGTTCCTGGCCCGCAAGCCGAAGGCGCTCTCCGGTGGTCAGCGCCAGCGCGTCGCCATGGGCCGCGCCATCGTGCGTGAGCCGCAGGTCTTCCTCATGGACGAGCCGCTGTCGAACCTCGACGCCAAGCTCCGCGTGCAGACCCGTTCGCAGATCGCCAGCCTCCAGGCGAAGCTCGGCATCACCACCGTCTACGTCACCCACGACCAGGTCGAGGCCATGACCATGGGCCACCGGGTCGCGGTCATGCTGGACGGCAACCTGCAGCAGGTCGACACGCCGCGCGCGCTCTACGACACCCCGAAGAACGTGTTCGTCGCCGGCTTCATGGGCTCCCCGGCCATGAACATCAAGACCGTCGCGCTGGTCGACGGCGGCGCCGACTTCGCCGGCATCGTGCTGCCGCTCACCCGCGAGCAGGTCGAGTCCGCCCGCACCGGCGGCGACAAGGTGACCGTCGGCTTCCGCCCCGAGGACACCGACCTGGTCGGCGCCAGCGAGGGTGGCCTGCCGATCGTGGTCGAGCTGGTCGAGGACCTCGGCTCCGACGCCAACGTCTACGGCCACGCCACCATCGGCGGCGTCGCCGAGCGCTTCGTCGTCCGCACCGACCGCCGCCACATGCCCAACATGGGCGACACGGTCTACGTCAAGCCGCGCGCCGACAAGATCCACCTCTTCAACGCCAAGACCACCGAGCGCATCTGA
- a CDS encoding pectate lyase family protein, whose translation MTRRLTAAAIAGLLLVTLPSAARAGGGGNYGKSADLGRQVLPANDGWAAAGPGTTGGSAADDAHVFTVRTRAELVAAIGGRANAVPKIIYVDGHIDGFEAADGTLLDCAALADPAYSLDAYLAAYDPATWGYVAPAGELEAARVRSVARQTAQTQINLSPNTTLVGRPGATLSGLTLMVDGASNTIIRNLAIEDARDCFPAWSPTDGEFGNWNSNYDLISVRRSENVWVDHNTFSDGDNLDADQPIYFGRPYQVHDGALDITHTASLVTASWNVFTDHDKTMLIGSSNTVGPDVGRLRVTIHHNLFDGSVQRLPRVRFGQVDIYNNHYRLSGETFDYAWGVGVQSAIYAENNYFRLYDDLRPDAIIHDWGGTAITERGTVIRIGNRAEAAISVLDAYNATHDPDLSGDAGWTPVLRAGPVLPATDVPSVVGSSAGAGRL comes from the coding sequence ATGACGAGACGATTGACCGCGGCGGCGATCGCGGGACTGCTTCTGGTGACGCTTCCGTCGGCCGCGCGGGCCGGCGGCGGTGGCAACTACGGGAAGAGCGCCGACCTCGGCCGGCAGGTGCTGCCCGCGAACGACGGCTGGGCCGCGGCCGGTCCCGGCACCACGGGCGGCAGCGCGGCCGACGACGCGCACGTGTTCACCGTGCGGACCCGCGCCGAGCTCGTCGCCGCGATCGGCGGGCGGGCGAACGCCGTACCGAAGATCATTTACGTCGACGGGCACATCGACGGGTTCGAGGCCGCGGACGGCACGCTGCTGGACTGCGCGGCCCTGGCCGATCCGGCGTACTCGCTGGACGCGTACCTGGCCGCCTACGACCCCGCCACCTGGGGATACGTGGCGCCGGCCGGTGAGCTGGAGGCCGCGCGGGTGCGCTCGGTGGCCCGGCAGACCGCGCAGACGCAGATCAATCTCAGCCCGAACACGACGCTCGTCGGCCGGCCCGGCGCCACGCTGAGCGGCCTGACGCTGATGGTCGACGGCGCCAGCAACACGATCATCCGGAACCTGGCGATCGAGGACGCGCGGGACTGCTTCCCGGCCTGGTCGCCGACGGACGGCGAGTTCGGCAACTGGAACTCGAACTACGACCTGATCTCCGTGCGGCGCAGCGAGAACGTGTGGGTCGACCACAACACGTTCTCCGACGGGGACAACCTCGACGCGGACCAGCCGATCTACTTCGGACGGCCGTACCAGGTGCACGACGGCGCGCTGGACATCACGCACACGGCCAGCCTGGTCACCGCGTCCTGGAACGTCTTCACCGACCACGACAAGACCATGCTGATCGGCTCGTCGAACACGGTCGGCCCGGACGTCGGCCGGCTCAGGGTGACGATCCACCACAACCTGTTCGACGGCAGCGTGCAGCGCCTGCCCCGGGTGCGGTTCGGCCAGGTCGACATCTACAACAACCACTACCGGCTGTCCGGCGAGACGTTCGACTACGCGTGGGGCGTCGGCGTGCAGTCCGCCATCTACGCGGAGAACAACTACTTCCGGCTCTACGACGACCTGCGGCCGGACGCGATCATCCACGACTGGGGCGGCACCGCGATCACCGAGCGCGGCACCGTGATCCGCATCGGCAACCGCGCCGAGGCCGCGATCAGCGTGCTCGACGCGTACAACGCCACCCACGACCCCGATCTGAGCGGCGACGCCGGCTGGACCCCCGTGCTGCGGGCCGGTCCGGTGCTGCCCGCCACGGATGTCCCGAGCGTCGTCGGCTCGTCCGCCGGCGCCGGGAGGCTGTAG